GCGTGGCGCCCGGCTCGTCGGCTTCTGCTCGGGCGCGTTCACCCTGGCGGAGGCCGGGCTGCTGGACGGGCGGCGGGCCGCCTGCCACTGGATGTGGACCGATTCGTTCCGAACCCGCTTCCCGCATGTCCGGCTGGAGCCCGACGTCCTCTTCGTCGACGACGGCGACATCCTCACGGCGTCCGGCAGCGCCTCGGCGCTCGACCTGGGGCTGCACCTGGTCCGACGCGACCACGGGGCCGAGATCGCCAACCACGTCTCGCGCCGACTGGTCTTCGCCGCCCACCGCGACGGCGGGCAACGGCAGTTCGTGGAGCGCCCCCTGCCCGACGTACGGGACGAGTCGCTCGGCCCGCTGCTCGCGTGGGCACAGGAACGGCTGGGGGAGACGCTGACCGTGGCCGACCTGGCGGACCGTGCGGCCGTCTCCCCCGCGACCCTGCACCGCCGCTTCCAGTCGCAGCTCGGCACCACTCCGCTCGCCTGGCTGACGGCGGAACGGGTGGCGCTGGCCTGCCGGCTCATCGAGCGCGGCGAGGAGCGGCTCGACGTGGTGGCCGCCAGGAGCGGCCTCGGTACGGCGGCCAACCTCCGCGCGCGTGTGCGCCGCGAGACGGGACTCAGCCCGTCGGCCTACCGGCGGCGTTTCGGACCGGGCGCCGGGGAAGCGCTAAGGACATGAGATTTCTCGTACGCGACCGGCTCCTCGGCTTCGGTGAGGACTACTGGATCGAGGACGACCGGGGCAACAAGGTGTTCCTGGTCGACGGCAAGGCCATGCGGCTGCGGGACACCTTCGAGCTGAAGGACACCCAGGGCCGGGTCCTGATCGACATCCGCCAGAAGATGTTCGCCCTGCGCGACACCATGCTGATCGAGCGGGACGGCGAACCGCTGGCCACGATCAGACGCAAACGGCTGTCGCTGCTGCGCAACCACTACCGGGTGGCGCTGGCCGACGGCAGCACCGAACTCGACGTCAGCGGCAAGATTCTCGACCGGGAGTTCGCCGTCGAGTACGACGGTGAGCTGCTCGCGGTGGTCTCGCGGCGGTGGCTGCACGTCCGCGAGACCTACGGCGTCGACATCGTCCGCGACGACGCGGACCCGGCGCTGCTCATCGCGGTGGCGGTGTGCGTGATCCACCTCGCGGAGAAGGAACGGGAGGACGACTGATCCGTCGGGAGCTCAGAGCACCCGGTCCTTCAGGGCCGGGAACTGCTCCCTGGTCGCGGCGACCTTCCCGGGGTCGAACTCCACCGTGAGGACCTCCTCGCCGGGGCCCGCCTCGGCCAGCACCTCGCCCCACGGATCCACCACGATCGAGTGACCTGCCTGCGGAACTCCCGCGTGCGTCCCGGCCGTTCCACAAGCAAGCACGAACGCCTGGTTCTCGACCGCCCGCGCCTGGGCCAGCAGCGTCCAGTGCGCCCGGCGGCGCTCCGGCCAGCCCGCGGGGATCACCAGGGTCTCGGCGCCCGCGTCGACGAGACCGCGGAAGAGTTCGGGGAAACGGAGGTCGTAGCAGGTGGCCACACCGACCGTCGTACCGGGCAGCCGTACCGTCACCAGATCCTCGCCCCGGCCCATGAGCACGGCCTCGCCCTTGTCGAAGCCGAAGCGGTGGATCTTGCGGTAGCTGGCGGCGAGTTCGCCGGAGGGGGAGAAGACGAGGGAGGTGTTGTAGAGGGTGCCGTCAGGGGCGCGCTCGGGGATCGAGCCCGCGTGCAGCCACACGCCGGTCTCGCTCGCCGCCTTCGCCATGGCCTCGTACGTCGGCCCCCGCAGCGGCTCGGCCTCGCGCTCGAACTCCTCGAAGGCGAACGCCCCCGTGCTCCACAGCTCCGGCAGCACGACGAGATCGGCACCGGCCTGATCCCGCACCAGTGAGGCCACCCGCCCCCGACGAGAATCGACCGATTCGTCCTCATCCACGGCGATCTGGATCAGAGAGGCGCGCACACTACCACCGTCCTGGCATTCGAGCCGTCCATTACGGGCCTACGATCGTCACACGAAAGCACTGCCGGGGTGCCTCACAGCAGCGTAACTTAGCGTTCCAAGACACCCGCCGACAGCCACCGCCTCCACTGGCAACGACGCCATCACCAGCCCGTGCTCCGACCGCCGAGGGGTCCCGTTCCGTGAGTCTGCATCCCACCCTCCAGCCCTACGCCGACGCCTGGACCCACTCCATCGACGCGATATCCGAGCTGGTGACCCCGCTTGTGGAGGGAGAGTGGAACCGCCGCACCCCCTGCCCCGGCTGGTCCGTCCGGGACGTGGTCTCCCATGTCATCGGCCTGGACTGCGAGATGCTCGGCGATCCGCGTCCCATCCACACCCTCCCCCGCGACCTGTTCCACGTCACCAACGACCACCAGCGGTACATGGAGATGCAGGTCGACGTCCGCCGCCACCACACCGCGCCGGAGATGACCTCCGAGCTGGAGTACGTCATCATCCGCCGCAACCGCCAGCTGCGGAACGAGTCCCGCGACCCCGGCACGAAGGTGCGCGGCCCGCTGGGAACCGAACTGACGCTCGTGGACGCCATGCGCCAGCACGCCTTCGACGTCTGGGTGCACGAACAGGACCTGCGCACCGCGCTCGGCCGCCCCGGCAACCTCGACTCCCCCGGCGCGCACATCGCCCGTGACGTCCTGCTCGACGCGCTGCCCGACGTGGTGGCCACCAAGGCCGAGGCCCCGCGCAGTTCGGCGATCGTCTTCGACGTCCACGGCCCCGTCGAGTTCCTGCGGACCATACGCGTCGACATCCAGGGCCGCGGCACCCTGGAGACCGCCCCCGCCCTGGGACCGGCCGCCACCCTCACCCTCGACTGGGAGACCTACGTCCGGCTGGCCTGCGGCCGCGTGACCCCGGAGTCCGTGGCGGACCGGGTGAAGGCGGAGGGCGATCCGCAGCTGACGGCGGCGATCCTGCGGAACTTCACGGTGACGCAGTAGGAACGCGGTGGGAGACCCGCGTGGCTGCCGTGGCTACGCGGGGACGTGCACCGTCTCCACACGGCTCGCCACCAGCCGTTCCCGCTCCCGCCGCGCCGCCCGGCCGCGCAGCCGCAGGATCTGGCTGACGCCGAGGGCCTGGAGGACGAAGACGGAGGAGAAGGCGACCGTGTAGTTGTCGTCGGTCGCGTCCAGCAGCACACCCACGGCGAACAAGGTGGTCATCGACGCGACGAACCCGCCCATGTTCGTGATGCCGGACGCGGTGCCCTGCCGCTCCGGCGGGTTCGCCGGGCGCGCGAAGTCGAAGCCCAGCATCGAGGCCGGTCCGCAGGAGCCGAGCACCGCGCACAGCACGATCAGCAGCCACATCGGCGCGCGCTCGCCGGGGTAGGCCAGCGTGGCCGCCCACAGCAGCGCCGTCGCCCCGACCGTCCCGAGCGCGAGCGGCAGCCGCGCCCCGTGGTGCCGGGCGACGATCTGGCCGTAGACGAGACCGACGACCATGTTGGACAGCACGACGAGAGTGAGCAGTTCGCCCGCCACCGCCCGGGACAGCCCCTGTGCCTCGACGAGGAAGGGCAGGCCCCACAGCAGCAGGAACACCATCGCCGGGAACTGGGTCGTGAAGTGCACCCACAGGCCGAGCCGGGTGCCGGGCTCCCGCCAGGACGCGGCGATCTGACGCCGTACGTAGACCGCGCCCCGGTGCGGGAACGGCTCCGGCTCGTGGCCCTCGGGGTGGTCCTTGAGGAAGAGCAGCAGCAGGACGAGGACGACGACTCCGGCGAGCGCGCTGCCCGCGAAGGCCGCCGTCCAGCCGAGGCCGTGCAGCAGCCGGGCCAGGACCAGCGTGGAGACCAGGTTGCCCGCCATGCCGGCGAGTCCGGCGAGCTGGGCGACCAGCGGTCCGCGCCGGGCCGGGAACCAGCGGGTGCCCAGGCGCAGCACGCTGATGAAGGTCATCGCGTCGCCGCAGCCGAGCAGGGCGCGCGAGGCGAGGGCGGTGCCGTACGACGGGGAGAACGCGAAGCCGAGCTGTCCCGCGGTGAAGAGCACCACGCCCAGGGTCAGCACCTTCTTGGTGCCGAGCCGGTCCACGAGCAGACCGACCGGTATCTGCATGCCCGCGTAGACGAGGAGCTGGAGGATCGAGAAGGTCGACAGGGCCGAGGCGTTCACGTGGAAGCGGTCGGCGGCGTCGAGGCCGGCGACCCCGAGGGACGTACGGAAGATGACCGCGACGAAGTACACGGAGACGCCGATGCCCCAGACGGCCATGGCGCGCCGGCCGCCCGGGGGGTCGCCGGGAAGGACCGTGGCGCGGCTCATCGCACCTCTCCCCGCGCCAGGTGGGAGAACCACTCGACATGCCCGTGGATCAGGCCTACGACCGCCTCCGCGTCGCCGGAGCGCAGGGCCTTCAGGATCTGCTCGTGCTCGGCGAGGGTCTTGGTGATGCGGTCCGGGTGGGCGTGCATCACGGCGACTCCCATCCGCAGCTGCCGGTCGCGGAGCTGGTCGTAGAGCCGGTTGAGGATCTCGTTGCCGCCGCTGCGGACGATCTCGGCGTGGAAACAGCGGTCGGTGACGGCGGCGCCGGCCAGGTCCCCGGCGGCGGCCTGTGCCTTCTGCTGGGCGAGCAGTTCCTCGAGGCGGGCGAGGAGTTGCGGGGACGCCGGTACGGCCTTGCGGACGGCGTGGGACTCGACGAGCTGGCGGGTCTCGACGACGTCCGCGATCTCCTGCGCGGAGACGGGCAGGACCAGTGCTCCCTTTTTCGGGTAAAGCTTGATCAGCCCCTCGACCTCCAGCCGCAGCAGCGCCTCTCGCACAGGCGTACGAGAGACCCCCACGGCCTCGGCGAGCTCGCCCTCGGTGAGCAGACTTCCACCCTCGTAACGGCGGTCCAGTACACCCTGCTTGACGTGGGCGTAGACACGGTCGGCGGCGGGGGGCTGTTTCACGGCCAGGGTCATGACCACAGCTTAGATACAACACGTACGCATGATGGGTTCCGTCCACGATGCGGACCCCGGCGAAAACTCCCGACGGCGAAAACACACCCGCCCCAGCCGCGGCACAACCTTGTGTGCTACTTACGTGTCACACACGTGCGGCCCCACTTTCTTCCCCTCCAACTCGGCCGCACTACTGGGGCATTCGACGTATTCGGGGTATTTGAGTTGATTTCCGCCACCAAGGGCTTCCGAGTCCGCAGAGCCGCTGCCGTCGCCCTGACGACCGGCGCAGTGCTCGCCACCGGAGCTCTCACCGCGGCACCCGCGCAGGCGCTGACGACACCCACCATCACCGCCAAGGGCGGTTTCCTGATGAACGGCGCGACCGGGGCGACCCTGTTCAGCAAGTCGCCGAACACGAAGCGGCTCACCGCTTCCACCACGAAGATCATGACCGCGAAGGTCGTCCTGTCGCAGTCGAACCTGAACCTGGACGCCAAGGTCACGATCAAGAGGGAGTACAGCAACTACATCGTCTCCAAGGGGGCCTCCTCGGCCCACTTGATCGTGGGCGACAAGGTCACCGTCCGTCAGCTGCTCTACGGGATGATGCTGCCGTCCGGCTGTGACGCCGCGATGGCTCTCGCCGACAAGTTCGGCTCCGGCTCTACCGTTTCGGCGCGCACGAAGTCGTTCATCGCGAAGATGAACACGACGGCGAAGAACCTCGGCATGGCGAACACGAAGTTCGACTCGTTCGACGGCATAAGCAATGGTTCGAACGCCTCGACGCCGAAGGACCTCACGATCCTCGCCCGCAACGTGATGAAGAACTCGACCTTCAAGTCCGTGGTGAAGACCAAGTCGTACACGGCGAAGACGATCACGAAGACCGGCAGCACCCGCACCATGGGTGCCTGGACGAACACCAACACCCTGCTCGGCTGGAACGGCACGCTCGGCATCAAGACCGGCTCGGGCACCGACTCCAAGTACTGCCTGGTCTTCGCCGCCACGAAGAACGGCGAGTCCGTCATCGGCGCGGTCATGACCTCCTCCTCGGCGGCCAACCGCACGACGGACGTGAAGAAGCTCATCAACTACGGCTACGCAAAGATCAGCTGACGCCGACTGCCACGAAGGGGGTCCGTTGCCGTAGGGCGACGGGCCCCTTCGTCATGTCGGGGTGTCGGGCGCAAGGGTCGGAGGTGGTTCACATGAACGAACCGAACAAGCGGCCCGAGGCGGGCAAGAGGCATGAGGCGATCGACGTCGGCGACTTCGTCTACGCGGCGACCGGACACCGGATTCGACGACTGACCATGCCGGACGGGAGTCACTGGTTTCCGGCGGTGGATGTGTGCAAGCAGTTGGGGCACACGAACTCCCGGCAGGCTCTCGCCGACCATGTTCCAGACGGCCATCGAGAGATTCTCGAGACCGTAACTGGAGCTTACGGTCTGAGCGTTCCCGCAGGTAGAGAGTGGCGACGAGACCTGAACGTCATCTCTCTCCAGGGGCTGATCCTTCTCGTCAACGCCTGCACCAAGCCCTCCTGCGCACCCTTCAAGCAGTGGGCCGCCGAGGTGATCGAGACCGTCCAGCGGGAGGGCGCCTACACCCTCGAAGAGGCGGAGGTGCAGCCCTCCGAACCCGGCGCCCCGATCGCCTACGCCATGCCCGAGCAGGTCGCCGAGGCGATTGTGCGGCTTGAGGAGCGCAACCTCCAGGCGGACGAACAGCTCGCGGTCTCCCAGCACAAGTTGGTCTCGTTGCAGGAGGAGATCGTGGGGACGCAGCGGGAGATCCTGGAGACGCAGCGGGCCGCCCTGACCGCTCAGCAGACCATGGCCCTGGCCATGGAACGCATCGCGGACCGGCTCGACTCCCTGGTCCTCGAACGGCCTTCGCACACCGCCGACTTGGCCGCACAGCCGACCACGGAGTCCGTGTTGGCCGACTGGCGGCGGCGGTTGTCCGTGACGGAGGACGTGTGGACCGTTGCCGTCGTCATCGCGCCGGTGCTCGTCGAGGAGGGTGAGCTGCGGCAGCCGCTGGAATCGATCGCCGCCCGGACGGGGCTGTCCGTGCATCGCGTCAATGAATGCCTGCGGCTGCTGCGCAAGCACGCCTGTATTCGCTCTCAGGGTGCTTCGGAGGACGGCGCTCCGGTGTACGTGCTCAATCGGGCCTGACACGCCCGCGCAGACATGGATGAAGGGGCGGCCGCAATCAGAACTTGCGGCCGTCCCTTCAGCGTTGAACAACTTATCCGCTGCCCGCAGGTCACGCCCAGGTGATGAGTTTCTTCGGTTGTTCCAGGATGGCTGCCACGTCGGCGAGGACCTTGGAGCCGAGTTCGCCGTCGACCAGGCGGTGGTCGAAGCTGAGGGCCAGCGTGGTGACCTGGCGGGGTTTCACCTTGCCCTTGTGGACCCACGGCTGGAGTTTGATCGCGCCGACGGCGAGGATCGCGGACTCGCCGGGCGGCAGGATCGGCGTGCCGGTGTCGACGCCGAAGACGCCGACGTTGGTGATGGTGACGGTGCCGCCCTGCATCGCGGCCGGGGAGGTCTTGCCCTCCTTGGCCGTGGACACCAGCTCACCCAGGGCTTGTGCCAG
Above is a window of Streptomyces griseorubiginosus DNA encoding:
- a CDS encoding maleylpyruvate isomerase family mycothiol-dependent enzyme encodes the protein MSLHPTLQPYADAWTHSIDAISELVTPLVEGEWNRRTPCPGWSVRDVVSHVIGLDCEMLGDPRPIHTLPRDLFHVTNDHQRYMEMQVDVRRHHTAPEMTSELEYVIIRRNRQLRNESRDPGTKVRGPLGTELTLVDAMRQHAFDVWVHEQDLRTALGRPGNLDSPGAHIARDVLLDALPDVVATKAEAPRSSAIVFDVHGPVEFLRTIRVDIQGRGTLETAPALGPAATLTLDWETYVRLACGRVTPESVADRVKAEGDPQLTAAILRNFTVTQ
- a CDS encoding carbon-nitrogen family hydrolase — its product is MRASLIQIAVDEDESVDSRRGRVASLVRDQAGADLVVLPELWSTGAFAFEEFEREAEPLRGPTYEAMAKAASETGVWLHAGSIPERAPDGTLYNTSLVFSPSGELAASYRKIHRFGFDKGEAVLMGRGEDLVTVRLPGTTVGVATCYDLRFPELFRGLVDAGAETLVIPAGWPERRRAHWTLLAQARAVENQAFVLACGTAGTHAGVPQAGHSIVVDPWGEVLAEAGPGEEVLTVEFDPGKVAATREQFPALKDRVL
- a CDS encoding GlxA family transcriptional regulator yields the protein MPQGSSHRVVLVVDENSNPFEMSCAIEVFGLRRPELGRELYDFTLCAAEPHTRMRDGFFTLTGVAGLEAAEEADTLIVPNRPDTDTPRSSRVLDAVRRAHARGARLVGFCSGAFTLAEAGLLDGRRAACHWMWTDSFRTRFPHVRLEPDVLFVDDGDILTASGSASALDLGLHLVRRDHGAEIANHVSRRLVFAAHRDGGQRQFVERPLPDVRDESLGPLLAWAQERLGETLTVADLADRAAVSPATLHRRFQSQLGTTPLAWLTAERVALACRLIERGEERLDVVAARSGLGTAANLRARVRRETGLSPSAYRRRFGPGAGEALRT
- a CDS encoding MFS transporter → MSRATVLPGDPPGGRRAMAVWGIGVSVYFVAVIFRTSLGVAGLDAADRFHVNASALSTFSILQLLVYAGMQIPVGLLVDRLGTKKVLTLGVVLFTAGQLGFAFSPSYGTALASRALLGCGDAMTFISVLRLGTRWFPARRGPLVAQLAGLAGMAGNLVSTLVLARLLHGLGWTAAFAGSALAGVVVLVLLLLFLKDHPEGHEPEPFPHRGAVYVRRQIAASWREPGTRLGLWVHFTTQFPAMVFLLLWGLPFLVEAQGLSRAVAGELLTLVVLSNMVVGLVYGQIVARHHGARLPLALGTVGATALLWAATLAYPGERAPMWLLIVLCAVLGSCGPASMLGFDFARPANPPERQGTASGITNMGGFVASMTTLFAVGVLLDATDDNYTVAFSSVFVLQALGVSQILRLRGRAARRERERLVASRVETVHVPA
- a CDS encoding LURP-one-related/scramblase family protein, giving the protein MRFLVRDRLLGFGEDYWIEDDRGNKVFLVDGKAMRLRDTFELKDTQGRVLIDIRQKMFALRDTMLIERDGEPLATIRRKRLSLLRNHYRVALADGSTELDVSGKILDREFAVEYDGELLAVVSRRWLHVRETYGVDIVRDDADPALLIAVAVCVIHLAEKEREDD
- a CDS encoding D-alanyl-D-alanine carboxypeptidase, whose protein sequence is MISATKGFRVRRAAAVALTTGAVLATGALTAAPAQALTTPTITAKGGFLMNGATGATLFSKSPNTKRLTASTTKIMTAKVVLSQSNLNLDAKVTIKREYSNYIVSKGASSAHLIVGDKVTVRQLLYGMMLPSGCDAAMALADKFGSGSTVSARTKSFIAKMNTTAKNLGMANTKFDSFDGISNGSNASTPKDLTILARNVMKNSTFKSVVKTKSYTAKTITKTGSTRTMGAWTNTNTLLGWNGTLGIKTGSGTDSKYCLVFAATKNGESVIGAVMTSSSAANRTTDVKKLINYGYAKIS
- a CDS encoding GntR family transcriptional regulator, giving the protein MTLAVKQPPAADRVYAHVKQGVLDRRYEGGSLLTEGELAEAVGVSRTPVREALLRLEVEGLIKLYPKKGALVLPVSAQEIADVVETRQLVESHAVRKAVPASPQLLARLEELLAQQKAQAAAGDLAGAAVTDRCFHAEIVRSGGNEILNRLYDQLRDRQLRMGVAVMHAHPDRITKTLAEHEQILKALRSGDAEAVVGLIHGHVEWFSHLARGEVR
- a CDS encoding Bro-N domain-containing protein; this translates as MNEPNKRPEAGKRHEAIDVGDFVYAATGHRIRRLTMPDGSHWFPAVDVCKQLGHTNSRQALADHVPDGHREILETVTGAYGLSVPAGREWRRDLNVISLQGLILLVNACTKPSCAPFKQWAAEVIETVQREGAYTLEEAEVQPSEPGAPIAYAMPEQVAEAIVRLEERNLQADEQLAVSQHKLVSLQEEIVGTQREILETQRAALTAQQTMALAMERIADRLDSLVLERPSHTADLAAQPTTESVLADWRRRLSVTEDVWTVAVVIAPVLVEEGELRQPLESIAARTGLSVHRVNECLRLLRKHACIRSQGASEDGAPVYVLNRA